The Mauremys reevesii isolate NIE-2019 linkage group 19, ASM1616193v1, whole genome shotgun sequence genomic sequence CTCTCTCATTTGATCAGAGGTGGCTGTGTGTGTAAAACTGACCAGGGCCAGCCCTGAAAACAGGAACgtgcctggcttcccgggacagCTGCTCCCCCTAGTGCTGGGCGATCTGTGTAACTAGCCACAGTGCTGTCAAAAATCCAGCTCAGTCCCTCAAACCTTCTTTGATTCccctcccttctgccccccccTCGCACCCACACCCATAACATTACACGGCTAGAATGGGGCTTTGCCTGAGGGTCTGCCTCGATGCTGCAGCGTCTGTGTGGGTGTAGCGGTGTCTACATTgaggggaggtgggcagagcTCTATCAGACCAGGgtagttttttcacacccctgatcaATGTAGCTATgttgaggcttggtctacactacaaacctaTGTCAGTATAACAACGTCgcttgggggtgtgaaaaatccacacccgagGGATATAGTTATACTGACCGAACTCCTTGACAGAGATACCTCCTCTTAGGGAGGTGGAGACATGCTGATGAGAGGGGCTCTCCCTTCAGCGTAGCTAGTGTCTGCACCcgcagacaagccctcagtcttgGGGCTGAGTAGGAAACACACAACTAATCTGGCTTGGTTAAGGCCCAGTCCTCTAGAGGGCTACGTCCAGAGTCAGTCCAGGCCTCCTGTGACATGGAAAACCTTCTCCAAAGTCACCTGTCTGTCACTGGCCAATTTTCCTATGGTTTCCTGCTCCTTGCCCACTAGTAACCGGACACCACACCCAAGTCTCCAACCAGGCTGGATCGAAGCAGAACTTTTGAGGCAAAGCAAAtgtgctcccccatcccctgccttgctgctgctttgcaggaactgggaggggttgggggctgaGAGATCTACTCACCGAACACAAACTAAAGGGCTACAGCCACTGCAAACAGGATGAGTATGATGCAGCCAGGCCCCACATCCTCAGGCTGGCAgcttttggggcaggggctctgctggGAAAAAAAGTCTCCTGAGGCATAAGAAGCAGAGTGCAGGGAGCTGCAGTTGGAACGACCCAGAGTCTTCAGGGGGTTGTTGgacagggctggagacaggcagagcgaGCATTAGCATTACTGTGTGAAGGGAGCTGGTGCCCAGACCCCCAGGACAACCTCTCCCCAATACAGCCTCGAGTGGCATCTAGGAGGAgcccagatagggtgaccagaaaaatcgggacagggagtggggggataataggagcctatagaagaaaaagacccaaaaatcaggactgtccctataaaatcaggacacctggtcacaCTAAGCCCAGAGCAACCCTTCCCATCTCATTGGAGGCCCAAATGCCTTCCCCATATCTATGAACTGGTCTTGGCCATCCCCACCCCAAGTTTGGTCTTCTTGGACCCCAAAGGCCGGAGCTGGTTTTCTGGGGGACCCTGAAGCAACAACTGAATTCCATGCAGGGATCTGTCAGTGTCTGCAGTGAACAGGGCTCTACTGTGTGACTAGTTATACTGGTATCATGACACTGGTACATTTCCCCtcctagacaagccctaaggcagAGTATTTAAAGGGTCTGATTCACTGCTGGGGGAAAGGCTTGGTGGGTGGCTAGGGGAGAGCTACCCCCAGGAGAAGTGACACCGCGCTTTGCTGCAGTCCTCTTTCTAGGCAAGGGGGCTCATTTCCCAGGGCTTGCATCCTTCCCTTTGGAGCCTGCTAATCCTGcccatttttccccctccctctgagttttgggatccTTTAGTGTCCATATCAATTATTTAAGGTATAACTATACAGTATAATTATGTCAGTACATTTCCCTGTATAGACAAGCTCTGAGGTTGAAATCCTCCACTTCTTGCAATTACCGTGAGAAGTAACAGTGAGGATGTGCGTAGTGTTGCTGTAATTAAATTCATTGGTGTCATGTTCTCTGTAGCCAATATAGCGGGTAGTTTTAtccctggagctggggtccctaaGAGAGAAAACAGACGGGACTGGGCTGGGTGTATCCTGAATTTTTCTAGAACGATTCTATTTCTGACTTGGTCACAAATTTTTTTCTGAAGTTTTCCACATGCTCCCCAGCTTTCCACCAGTTGCACATGAATATTTCCCATGTTGTCTGTGACTAGATCTAGGGCAAacatttcaaaagcacccaagggACTTAGCCTAACGTCTCACTGATTTTCTCCTAAAAGTGCTTTTCACCTTTGAAAGTGGGACTTGGGCTACTGGCTGGCTACTAAGctactttgaaaatgttacccctatACAACAAATCACTCAGGCTTTACTTAAGAACCTCCCTAATGGAAATGTAATCTGCTGCCTCCTGACGGTTTTATACAACCACCTAACCTTGCTTACTGTCCCTGTTAGTTTTATCTGACCCTTTAATGTTAGCCTAAGAGCTGCAGCCATGCTTGCTAAAAGGAATGTTACTGTTTGGTTCACAACCAACTAGCCTTCTTCCTTACCTGACTATTAAACATGCTGCTGCATCCAGGCAGCCTGTGGCAGCGAAGTCTGTTGGCTTGCTGAAAGTGACTGAACAAGGCTGAGACCTCCAGCCCTCTTCCCTGTTCTTCCTGAGACAGCTACCCGTTGAACTCAAGAAACTTTTCCAGGTGCATCACTACAGCTAGATTGATCAAACCTGTCCCACCTTCATCAGGGATGTACAGGGGCTCACCTTTATGCATCCTGTCTGTTGGGAGGAGTCCCCCAAATTGAACCCACAAGCAGCTGAGAAGCAGAACGTTTGATCGTCCCATCCTACATGGAGAACATGTCTGGGACCTGATCATGCTGGAACTTAGGTGACAAATACCAGAGCAAACCCACCCAGCCTCCCCTTTGAGGGAAGAGATCGGAAGGGGGCCAGAGGAGGGATCCTCCCGGCCTATTGATTAAAGCCcagctaggctgaggaggggagCTGGACGCAGCCTTTCCCTGTGGGTTATAAACTAAACGTTGGTTTTGTAAAATCTCCTGATGGGAGGTGGGAAGAAATTTTCTAGCTCAGGATTATtggaaataattttaaacagCGTGTGTTTTTCTGGTCTGTTTTCCTTTTGCGCTTCCTTGCTTGGGCAATGGAGACAGCCTAGAGTTGGTTTTTATTTATAGTTAGTTCCACTCTTGGGTCCTACAAACCCTGCAGAGGAAGGTTTGTTTGGTGGAAAGGAAAAGGTGGGCTCTTTCTCttggaattaaaaagaaaaccgCTGCCGGACACACAGCGTTGGCTTCATGTTTGATAAAATCTTGATTTTACAAAAAGGAAAGTTGGGGCCCACTTTGAGTAACACATGGCCCCTTTAAGGTCCCCATTTCAAAGGATTTAGGGGTTAACATTGATTGCTGTCACATGATGAATGAGGCATAGGTCTGTTACAGTCACACCCCCAGCCGTTGCCTACACCGCGGTCCCCAGGGGCTTGGAAAGACAAGCCTGCAGCACAGCCTACATCCCCCATCATGCCCTGGGGAAGGGCCACGTAGAGCCTACATCCCCCATGATGCCCTGGGGGAAGGGGCCacaacatctgttagtctataaggtgccacaggattctttgctgcttctacattcCCCATCATGCGCTGGGGAAAGGGCTACGTAGAGCCTACAACTCCCATAATGCCCTGGGGGAAAGTGCACTAGAGCCTACATCCCCCATGATGCAATTGTGCCAGGACAACTCCCGTGATGCTGAGAGGCCTAAATGCTGGTTGCTGATTGGCCCGGTGCTCCCGGAAGTGTCTGAGCCTGGTGGGCGGGCTGCGGGGAGTCAGTGGCCGCGATCGGCAGAGGACCATGGTGAGGCGGGGGGATGGGTGGGTCCCGACAGCTCCTTGGGGGAGGAAATTAGTGTGGGCTGGTTTCCCTTCAGCCCGGCGGCAGGCGGGACGCGGACGTGAAGGGGTTAATTCCCCTTGggcggcggcgggggaggggcgcgaAGGGGTTAATTCCCCctgggcggcgggggaggggcgcgaAGGGGTTAATTCCCCCTGGGCGGCGGGGGGAGGCAGGCAAGAGTTCGGAGTGGAGGGTTAATTTCCCCTTGGGGCTTTCCCCGTTGCTAGgcggtgctgtgctgctggagctgtaGCGTTCATGGGATGATATAAACCGCAGGACCTGGGCACTGGAGGTCCAGAGGCTCCCACACGCAGGGTTAACCCAAGTGTCCAGGCCAGGTTCCAACCCTCTTCATGGCATTCTGTTTCCCCACCATGGATCCAGTCCTCACCCCCATCACCCAGTTGCTCTTGGCTGAGGGATTCCCCCTTCACTTCTCTTTCAAAGCATCATTTAGTAACGCAGAATGGCAtccatgttccaccccagaggtggctgcttttCAGCGATGAAGATCACCTTAGGATTCTCATACGTGAACATGTTGGTGTTTGAATCATAGGATTATATTGGCCTCACAATGAAGCTGTGTTAATGTTGTGTTGAGGTGAGGTGAGGAATTTGAGCATTCATGAAATGCAAGGTGTGAAGATTATCAAAATAAATTGAACTCGGGAGTTGATTGGGCAGCCAGGTTGTAATTATGTAAATTAGAATATGGCCAGGATAGGGAAGTTAACATCCCTGCTCTTTCAGAAAGTGACTTGGGCTCATTAATAATCTCAGGTGCTCAGGGTCTTAGTTTTCCATATaatttaaaagggggaaaaaaagagacacCCTAGTATCGCACTGCCTCTTAACACCCTTCAGGATAAAAGTCAGTGCTGACTGCAGTGAATCACCACCACCACTTCTGACAGCTTCCTGGGCTTTCCTAGATCGGGGTCCCCAACACGGGAcaagcagcatcatccagaggcgccCGCCAggcgaaaaaggttggggaccactgtcctagaTGATCTCCCATCTACTTACTGATCTGCTCAGCTTGAGATTTCTAGGATCATAGCACAGGGGACATTGCTGCAGTAAGAGTAACTGAGTGAACCATGAGATGATAAGCATCTCACAAAAGCCTGATAAGAAATCTGTCACTATTTCAGAGCAAGAGGGGATGGATTTTATCACTGAGGCATTTATGGCAATATTATTGCCAAGTATTTTTCCTTTTGTTCCAAAACTACAGTGGTGTATCTTCATGGCCAGGAGTTAAATAAACACTGCAACCTAGAAAGGATACATATAactgcattattatttatttgtactaccATAGCAGGTAGGAGCGCTAgttattgtagcacctaggatTATTTTGCTAGCTATTGTATCCTACTAATCTAGCCAGCCCTATCAAATAATATGTTTCTGTCTCTGAATTAATCCATTTCATTCTTATATTTTATCAGTATTAATTCCTATGACATTAAGATGTGTGGAGACATATAATGTGTGTTtcctaataataatacttagaataagttttgctgaaatgcaagaagcctaccAGCCTGTATCCAGTAAGATCTCTAAATAGCTAAAAGTGTAATCAGTTAAGAGTAAGTCAGCATAAAAGCTGGCAACCTTTGCCACAGATAGGAATGgtccctgaactttggggaaccAAAGGGAGGAACTGCACACAACGCTGAACAGATTTATCCAGTGTCTGCAACTGATTGGTAACCGCAGGGTATACCACAAACCTGGAAGTCGCCAAGAGAGCCTAGATTGGCAGTTTTTGGAGTGAGATAATATGTAGAGAATAAGTGTCATAATCCACTAACCTATAAAATAAGAGTACCCATTAAGGTATGGAAATAAGATTTGGGTACAGTAGGTTGGGCCTGAATTGCATAGCGTCAGGATCCTATAAAATACCTTGTAAGGATATCATAGGGGGCTTTTAgctctttcctttctttgtccTCCTATATTTTATAGACTATCCTTTTATCTACCTATCAGTCTATCtttttaaaggtagccatcctgcagcaaaaaatctgcaggaccagacttcaaagagaaactgctgagcttcagttcatctgcaaatttgacaccatgctcaggattaaacacagactctgaatggctagccaactacaaaagcagtttctcctcccttggtgttcacacctcaactgctagaagagggcctcatcctccctgattgatctaacctcgttatctctagcctgcttcttgcttgcatatatatatacacacctgcccctggaaatttccactacatgcatccaatgacgagctcatgctctaatacgtttgttagtctataaggtgccacaggactctttgctgcttttacagatccagactaacatggctacccctctgatactagtctgtCTTCTATCATGCTTTCAGCGTAGTTTGTGTAGTGTAGTAGAACTACTCAACATTCCTAActtcaattaaagtggaagtgggctattatAATACATTACAATTCACTTTAATTAAATTGTCTCATTAGAACTGACCCCCGCCACACACatttggtaagacaactcccatcttttcatgtactgtgtatatatatctgcctgctgtattttccactccgtgcatctgaagaagtgggttttagcccacgaaagcttatgcccaaataaatttgttagtctctaaggtgccacaaggaccttgttgtttttgctgatacaaactaacacggctacttcTCTGAAACTTATAATAGGAAGTTTTggaattcttttactgttttgcagtCATACATTTCATagcatttattattcttttgttaatCTCAATAAAGTTTTTATCAACGTGGTGTTGTCCTCAGTGTAAATGTCTTTGCCAAGCACTCCAAGAGGCCTCTCCTGATATAGAACTCTCTGAGTTCTCGGACCCTCTAGTCTGAACTGGACAAGAACCTATAAATCTTCTGGTCGGATGCGATCAGTGGCGAGCCGTAACAACTAACCCATCAAATTCAGGTCAACATTATGGACCAGGGCCCTTATACTAGGCGCTGTAATATTCCCTTGTACTTTAAATGTCATTATGCCATTTATACTGACTATAATTCAGTTGAGGATCTGAATTGTTTTGACTTTTTACTCTTATATTTCAGGCTACAGCAATGGACCAACTGGTGGGATTTGGCTTGGTAGCCTTTAGCCTCCTTCTTTTTGTTTACTACACCATCTGGATTATTATACTGGTACGGATCCCCGCCCATACTGTGCTTATTGCAGTCTCAATGGCTTTGCTGTtgtgtgtgggggtttttttagACTTTCTTTAGAGGTGTTACTCTGTTTGTCTAGGTATGTGCAAGCTGAAAAGCAATTACTAAAAACTCCTTGCCCAGTCTGCCATTTAAAACCTTGATCATTTGAGCCTTCACCCAAAGGTCAACCACAAGGGATAACTCTAGGGTTATCCGTAGCAGTGCGCCCTGTTGGGTAGGTGCACTGGTGTGGATAAAGCAAGAACTGCAGCATTCCACACATTTGAACCTTCACCCAAAACAGTTCTGGGGTTTTCAAAAAAGGGTTGTTCTCCCATTATTTTTCACTTCTGTGCCCCATCTGTTTTCTGGTTTGCATGGGAAGTGGCAGAACTGAAATACGAGAGTCCATTCATGTGGGATCTCCAGCCCAGTAGAAAGCAGGAAGTATAGGAAATCATACAAGGAAGCATCTTTTTTGAGCTGTCCAGGCCAGTTTTTCAGACTTGAGAGGTTTGTTAAAGCTTTGGATTGGCATCTAAATCCCTGGTAGCTTCCAGTCCAAGCTCTGAACGTTTTTGGGTTCCCCCTCTGAAATCAAAAGCTTATTGCTCTGCTGTTACAAATCCTGTATTGTTTGTACACTCTCTGAACGTTAGAGCACTGTACTAGGGCTGTAAATATCGATTTAAAAAGTGAACTGGTTAAACGATTAAAATTCCATTGTTTAACTGGTGAACCGTTAGCTGAGGTAGCTCTGGTGGGACtggcccagccagggctggctgcTGAGGTTAACGGTTAATGTTGGTTAACCAGTAAGCCTAATGCTTACCGGTTAACCTTATACATCCCTATGTTGTAAACGGGTTATCTGGTAGCAGTGGGTATAGgtgcaaagtgttctgcagcgtTTAACTACACCTGCAACACCTTTGTGAAGTGGCATAAATAGTACAGTGACTTCCTCAGCGAGGGAAGCTGAAACCCTCCTGGGGATAAGTGGTTTGTTCAGTCTCAGGCAATGAGGGAATCTGAATTAGAACTCCTGAGGTTTTTTTGCTCCTATGCTCAAGCCACTAGACAGCAGCACTTCAGACATCCCCGGTGTCACATGCTTACTACACTACCATGGATATATTGCACTTGTTCAGCTGCCCTTTGCTTATTACATTCTCTGTGTGCAGCTGTACCTGAAGTCCCTAGTGCACGCTAGTCTAGGGTATTGAACAGGCATGTTCTCTCATTACTTTTTTTCAAGCCTAAGGTTAATTGTAGCTCTTGAGGTTAACTGTCCTGGCATTGCAGCCATAAAGTCCTGGGTGTATTGCCCGATTTAGTGGTGCCCTTCACTTTTGTTTCCTGCAGCCCTTCATTGACAGCGATCACGGGATTCATAAGTTCTTCTTGCCCAGGGAGTATTCGGTTACCATTCCTGTGATCGCAGGGCTCCTTCTGGTGCTGTTTGTAGGTGAGTCCCATTTCTGTCTTATTCTGATCTCTTTAAAAGTTGGTCACTAACGTTTCATCTGATCACTGACAGCAGTGAACTGCCAGTATCTAAGGCTTATGTGGTGTGAgcttcctcacagcagtgccctgTCTGTGACTGTGATTCCACCAGTGTGAGCTTCTGCACAGTGGaattgcctctctctctccttctatGATGAGGTTCCATTTCTCATAGCTGTGTGCTTAAAAAGCCACAGTAGTTGCGGGGGTTATGTTttactcagtctctctctctctctctctctttcctgtgtTAGGGGTGTTTATAGTGATTGTGATGTGGAAGAACAGAAAACCTGCAAAGAAATCAGACTGAAGACAGCAGGATGGGAGAGGCAGGGAGAAGGTGCCTGGCCTGGAGCGTCTCAACAGGGACAAGACTTTCACCTGCAGAAACAAGAGGACACTCCGCTCTAAGACTCTGTCACATGCTTCAATGGATGTTGGACTTTGCTGCACCCTCTTTCCGTGATCCCTACCCTGAGACTCGTATGCAGCTATAGTTTACAATTTACTGCCCAAAGGGAAGTGAAACTGTCTGACCCACAGGATTCCTCTAGCGAGGGACCAGAACACCAGCCCTGCTGAACCTGTACCCAggttagggataatcttggcagaCGGGTGGCTTTGGACTCTACAGTCCTTGCACTGTACTAAGGTGATGCTGTTCTGGCACCAGGCAGTGCTAGTGAGCAAAGGGCTCAGACTTGAATGACTTTCCTCCTCTCTGCTGCAGACATCTCCTTTACTTGGtttgtttctttcattttttaactGGTTACTTTAGTACTTTTTATAGTGGATCCAATatgtgaaaaaacaaaaccatggaTAAAAAAGTGCTCCTGTCTCAGGCTCAGGGGGCAGGTTGGGGAGAGATCCCCCTCCTCACTTACCTACTAGAGGAGTGGTGAACCATCAGCATCTTGTATGAATAGTGTTACTGCCGACGGATCACATTCCACTCCAGTCCACCTGCTCTTATACACACACAGGCTGTCTGTTCTGTCTTAGTCAGGGGAAAGGTGGCCTCTCCACCGTGCATTGCATGGTACGGGGATGCCACGAGCTTCATTACCTCCTCTGCAAGGAGGCTATAAAGAGGTGAGGTCCTCTGCTGTTGTGCAGAAGATGCACCACTGTTCTCCATGCTGTTCTATTATCCGCAGTGTGTGTGCATTGAAGGGGCTGGAGAAGAAAGTCCTGCTCTGCTGAACAGCAACTGGGGAAGaaggggagaggggctcagatactGTCCTGATAAATGTGGTATTAATACTGGTCCAGTGAAGCCACTGGCTCTGCTTTATACTTATGAACAACTTTCCACATTCCTGGTTAGCATAGGACTGTGAGAGGGAAGATCATGCAAGGTGCCTGGAGCTGTGCTCTTTCTGCGCCAGGCAGGGCTGAAGCAGCAAGGTGTTTTCACGCCTTAGCAGGCTGACTTGCTTCAAACCCTGGAGGTAGAGTCCTGGCAGCTCTGTTTGAATGTGAAGAACTGGAGTCTCAATAAATATTATGCAGTATCTCGGTCTATGTTCTTCCACTGctccagaggggggtggggggtgagtgaGTGAAGTGACATTATGGGAAGCAAACCTTGCCACCAGATCAATGAATCAGAAAACAGCCTGCATGTAACCGTAGGAGCACTGTGCAGCCTCTGTGAAAGCCCTGCTGGGGAGTGACCGGTTCTCGCTCCTGTCCtcattctgctgttgctgttGAGTCCTGTATTATACCATGATCTGCTGCATGCTAGAGAGCTGGGTACGTGACATGGAgagccctctggagcagggtgaTCAGGCATGATGCCAAGGGGCAGCAtgttggggatgggggtgcagattTGTAGTTTCTCTAGGATAAATCATGGGTTGGTCTGTTAAGGCGCAGAGATACCATAACCAAGGCTCGGGTTCAGCGGTTTAGATGCTTCGTGGCATCTCTGATTTTCCTGACCGGTCTGCTAACGCTCAGCACTGGAACGCCATCAAAGCTGGGTTCTTGTTCCAGCAGCAATGGTAAGGACTGCATGGTGCCATTTTCTCTGCCTATGAGGGGCCTGCTGCCAGGAGCAGATGCTAGCACAACTCCGGGGAGCCTTTCTGCAGCATCACGCCAGAGCCTGTCAAAGAATTAACCAGCCAAGAAGCAAACCTGATAACAGCATCTTAGACAAATGGTAAAAGAATAGAGTGGGGGC encodes the following:
- the DPM2 gene encoding dolichol phosphate-mannose biosynthesis regulatory protein isoform X2 translates to MDQLVGFGLVAFSLLLFVYYTIWIIILPFIDSDHGIHKFFLPREYSVTIPVIAGLLLVLFVGVFIVIVMWKNRKPAKKSD
- the DPM2 gene encoding dolichol phosphate-mannose biosynthesis regulatory protein isoform X1, whose amino-acid sequence is MATAMDQLVGFGLVAFSLLLFVYYTIWIIILPFIDSDHGIHKFFLPREYSVTIPVIAGLLLVLFVGVFIVIVMWKNRKPAKKSD